The following is a genomic window from Candidatus Methylomirabilis sp..
GGCGGGAAGAATGCGATGATCGTCTGCCAGGATGCCGATCTTGATCTGGCCGTTCGGGCCGCGATACTCAGCGCTTTCAAGACGACAGGGCAGCGCTGCACTTCGGCTTCTCGCCTCATCATCCATGAGAGTCGGATGGAGGAGTTCGCAAGGGCCTTTGTCGCCATGGCGCGGCGGATCGTGATCGGCGATCCCCTCGATCCTCAGGTCTTCATGGGACCGCTTATTAACGAGGCGGCGATGAAGAAGGTCGGCTCCTATAACGGGCTCGCGAAGCAGGAGGGGGCCGATGTGCTCCTGGACGGCGGGCGCCTGGAGGAAGGGGCCTATCGGCACGGCTATTTCTTCAGCCCCTTTATCTATCGGATGGCGCATCGGAAAGATGCCAGGGTGCTCCATGAGGAGGTCTTTGGGCCGCATGTTGCCCTGATTCCCTTCCGAACGGTGGAAGAGGCCGTGGCCATCCACAACGATGTGGAGTATGGCTTGGCCTGCTCCGTGATCACCGAAGATTACCGGGTTGCCCGTCGTCTTCGGGAAGAGTGTGAGTTTGGCGTCGGGTACTGGAATCTGCCCACCATCGGGGCGGAGGTGCATCTGCCGTTCGGCGGGCTGAAGAAGAGCGGGACGGGCGTTCCGGCTTCGTGGCCTTTGTTGGATCTTGTGACGCACAAAGTGGCGTGGACCGTCAATCATGGTCGCGAGATCAGGATGGCGCAAGGCCTGAGCGCCGAGGTGTAGCCATGACCCGGCTGCTGATGTGTCGTCCCGACCATTACGGGATCTACTATGAGATCAATCCCTGGATGGATCGAAGGCGCCAGGCGGACCGGGCAGTCGCCGCGAGGCAGTGGGAGGCGCTCTATCGACTCCTCACCGAAAGGCTACAGGTCCAGGTGGAACTCCTGCCGCCGGTTCCGGGGCTGCCTGACCTCTGCTTTACCGCCAATGCAGGGCTTTTGGTAAATAGCCTCTTTGTGAGTAGCCGGTTCCGGTACCGTGAGCGCGAAGCGGAAGTTCCTCATTTCACACAATGGTTTGCAGAGCAGAATTACAGGGTCACTTGGCTTCCTGAACCCGTTTTCTTTGAAGGGGAGGGGGATGCACTCTTTTGCGGGAATGACCTGTTCGCCGGGTACCGCTTTCGTTCGGACCTCGAAGCCCATCATTTGCTGGCGGAGATCCTCGGGTCGCACGTCCATTCCCTGGAGCTGATCGATCCATGGTTCTATCACCTGGACACCTGCTTGTGTCCGCTGCAGCCCGACCGGGCTGCCTACTATCCGGAGGCGTTCAGTCCTGCCTCACAGCGACTTCTGAAAGAGACGATTCCTGAGCTTTTCTCGGTGACGGAGGCCGAGGCGAAACGGTTGGCCTGCAACGCGCTGGTCATCGGACGATCTGTGATCATCAACGCTGGCTGTCCCCACCTGGCTCGAACGCTCGCCGAGGCCGGGTATCAGGTGTACGAGGTCGAGACCACGGAGTTTCTTAAAGCAGGAGGCGGGCCCAAGTGTCTGGCCCTGTTCCTGGATCGGGACGGATCATGAACCATTGGATAGAGTTGGATAAACGGTATTTCATGGACACGGGTCACCGGCGTCTCGATGTGACGCTCGTCCGTGGCGAAGGGGCGAGGGTGTGGGATGAGGCCGGCCGGAAGTACCTCGACTTCATCGCCGGATGGGCCGCCTGCAGCCTTGGCCACTGCCATCCTGTGATTGTGGAGGCCATTCGAGAACAGTCGCAACGCCTCATCCTGGCGAGCCTGGATGTCTATACGATCCCCCAGATTGAGTTGG
Proteins encoded in this region:
- a CDS encoding amidinotransferase gives rise to the protein MTRLLMCRPDHYGIYYEINPWMDRRRQADRAVAARQWEALYRLLTERLQVQVELLPPVPGLPDLCFTANAGLLVNSLFVSSRFRYREREAEVPHFTQWFAEQNYRVTWLPEPVFFEGEGDALFCGNDLFAGYRFRSDLEAHHLLAEILGSHVHSLELIDPWFYHLDTCLCPLQPDRAAYYPEAFSPASQRLLKETIPELFSVTEAEAKRLACNALVIGRSVIINAGCPHLARTLAEAGYQVYEVETTEFLKAGGGPKCLALFLDRDGS